One genomic region from Bufo bufo chromosome 3, aBufBuf1.1, whole genome shotgun sequence encodes:
- the LRRC58 gene encoding leucine-rich repeat-containing protein 58, with protein MEGPEPADGELVVDLSRLGLESLSLEQVPEERKREAQQLLLPHNRLLLLPPAVAAFSQLQLLDVSNNGLAHLGDELLALGRLRTLLAKNNRLDAESLPKELAALRLEVVNFSGNLFEELPGQLLHMPSLKTLSMGGNRLKSIPAEIENITSLEFLYLGGNLISYIPPELANLPHLSYLVLCDNRIQSVPPQLAQLYSLRSLSLHNNLLTYLPREILSLVRLQELSLRGNPLVVRFVRDLTYMPPTLLELAGRTIKSRGIPYSPWELPENLVRYLDLASKCPNPKCGGVYFDSCVRHIKFVDFCGKYRLPLMHYLCSPECSSPCSSVSSQSESDSEDEAIVAARRMQKVLLG; from the exons ATGGAGGGCCCGGAGCCTGCGGACGGCGAGCTGGTGGTGGACCTGTCCCGCCTGGGCCTGGAGAGCCTGAGCCTGGAGCAGGTGCCGGAGGAGCGGAAGCGGGAGGCCCAGCAGCTGCTGCTGCCCCACAaccgcctgctgctgctgccgcccgccGTGGCCGCCTTCTCCCAGCTGCAGCTCCTGGACGTCAGCAACAACGGGCTGGCGCACCTGGGGGACGAGCTGCTGGCGCTGGGCCGCCTGAGGACCCTGCTGGCCAAGAACAACCGGCTGGACGCCGAGTCCCTGCCCAAGGAGCTGGCGGCGCTGCGGCTGGAGGTGGTGAACTTCAGCGGGAACCTGTTCGAGGAGCTGCCGGGGCAACTGCTGCACATGCCCAGCCTGAAGACGCTGTCCATGGGGGGCAACCGGCTGAAGAGCATCCCGGCCGAGATCGAGAACATCACCAG CCTGGAGTTCCTGTACCTGGGAGGCAATCTCATCTCGTACATCCCCCCGGAGCTCGCCAACCTGCCCCACCTCAGCTACCTGGTGCTGTGTGACAACCGGATCCAGAGCGTGCCCCCTCAGCTGGCGCA GTTATACTCCTTGCGGTCCCTCAGCCTCCACAACAACCTCCTCACTTACCTTCCCCGTGAGATCCTGAGCCTGGTGCGCCTGCAGGAGCTCAGCCTGCGCGGGAATCCTCTGGTGGTGAGGTTTGTCAGGGACCTGACCTACATGCCGCCCACCTTACTAGAGCTGGCGGGCCGCACCATCAAGAGCCGCGGGATCCCCTACAGTCCCTGGGAGCTGCCCGAGAACCTCGTGAGATACCTCGACCTGGCCAGCAAGTGTCCCAACCCCAAGTGCGGAG GCGTGTACTTTGACAGCTGTGTGCGTCACATAAAGTTTGTGGACTTCTGTGGGAAGTACCGCCTGCCGCTGATGCATTACCTCTGCTCCCCGGAGTGCTCGTCTCCCTGCAGCTCTGTGTCCTCGCAGAGCGAGTCCGACTCTGAGGACGAGGCCATCGTCGCCGCCCGCAGGATGCAGAAGGTACTGCTGGGCTGA